cccactttcAAACTCTTTCTATGCAAAAattctctctatctctctccattcctttatttcttttttgagTTTTCAATTTGTCTGCTAATTCAATTCTTGCTCCTTCGTTGCTTATTAGCTATGAACTCTTCTTTCTCTGTGTGTGGCACCTTCGAAACCCTAATTGCTAACATTAACAAGTTTTTGTTGCCTTGCTGGTTGTGTGTCCTTCTCTTCCTGCACGTGATGTGAATTAGTCAGCAGTCACGTTTGCCCCTATTTCCCGTTTCAATTCCCCCTAATTCAACAACAATGCTAACTATGAGCATTGAGCTTCAATCACTTTCCTGTTTGGTGGGGAGTGGGGACGCCAATGCTTCCAAAGGACCAACAATCATTACGCCCAATTCTGTCTTCTTCTCTTTGTTTTATGTTTGCCCATACCGGATTCTTGAATTTATGTTTCAGTGTTTGCATTCTGTTGAGTATTGACACTTATTTCATTGCTGCTGCTACTCTCAGATTAATGACAAATGTATCACCCAAACAACTCATTAGTTTGTGATCACCCCATGGATTGTGTTGCCACTGCAATGGATCTTGTCAATGGAGGTAACAGTCTAGCTTCCAAGCAGCGGCTACGCTGGACCAATGATCTCCACGAACGCTTCGTCGACGCGGTTGCTCAACTTGGTGGGCCAGATCGTGAGTTTTTCCTTCTCCTATGCATGGAACAAAGAAAATAATACAGTTTGAATGTAAATTGATAATCTTATTGTTAGTACTTGCTGTTGACTGGGTATCCTGATTTTAGGTGAAGAATCCAATACAACATGAATGATTCCTTGTGATGAAAGCAACTTAaatttgataaccttttgtttTCCCAGGTGCCACACCTAAAGGTGTCCTCAGAGTAATGGGTGTGCAAGGGTTGACAATTTACCATGTCAAAAGTCATTTACAGGTAACAATGTTTTCTCGGCCTTGCTAAACTCGATATTCGTCCATGATTGTCACCTCGGTCTTTACTCTTTATCCTCATTGCTTCTGTTCAGAAATATCGACTAGCAAAATACCTACCTGACTCCTCAACTGATGGTATGTCATGCTGAATTTCATTGTTTAAAAATTCATGGAGAAGATTCTTTTAACTTTAACTGACCCTCCGGTTACGTGGTGATACCTTTTTTACATTCTTGATCAAAGAGAAAAACACTGAGAAGAAAGAAACAGAGGATGTACTTTCTAATCTTGATGGTTCATCGTAAGTATGACTGCCTGTATTTGTTTTGGGATTTAATACCAGTACCAGTTGTGACTGAAGTTAATAGTTGGGGCTTGTGTATCTGAATGCAGTGGGATGCAAATTACTGAAGCACTAAAGCTTCAAATGGAGGTGCAGAAGCGACTGCATGAGCAATTAGAGGTCATTCATATATGAAATGATGAGATGgatttttctatctttattttatttaataatacgCATGAATTCgcttaataaataaaaatcaacgacacaccccaaaaaaaaaagttattgaaGTTTTAAGTTCAATTACTCTAAGTGTGAGTCTTTGACTAGGGTGGTAGCGCTTGTTCTGATGGAAACTTTTGATGATGTTAAGTAATAACCCCTTCCACAGGATGACAGGAGCCCCCACCAAGTCTCACATTAGACTATGGGCATACCAAATCCGGTGTtctttgcaatttcacttgagTTGTATACGAATCGTGCCTGAAGTCCAGTATGAagttaaacaaaacaaaaagcaGTTTTGATAGAATGATGAATTGTGTTTAAAATGCCAAGCTTTTTAACCTTTCTTTTttcacccaaaaaaaaaaaaaatgcgaAACAGGTGCAGAGACAACTACAACTAAGGATAGAAGCGCAGGGTAAATACTTGAAGAAGATTATTGAAGAGCAGCAGCGGCTCGGCGGTGTTCTTACAGAAGCACCTGACTGGGGGGCTACAGCTCTGGTTACAGGAGTTATGGGCCAAGAAGATAATAAGACCCATCAAGCAACCCCTGCCACAACCTCTGAGAGCCCCCTTCTGGAGGTAGCTGTGAAAGAACAAGCCCTGGCTAAGAGTCTTTCAATTGATGAATCCTTTTCATCTCAGCATGAACCGTTGACACCTGATTCTGGTTGCCATGTTGGCAACCCCACTGGTGGCCCTGAAGAGGAGAGATCAACAAAGAAACAGCGCTTGAACATAGATGGATCATATTCTAGACCAGAAATGCTGCTTCCGCATCAAATACTGGAGTCAAATGTCTCATCAAACAAGCAACCAAATGTTGTTTCTACTCCCCAGGAGGAATATGATCATTCAATGGGTATAGCTGCCAAAAGTGTGACAAGGAATTCCAGTAGGGTTGTATGAGTAATCTGTGATTTATTCTAGCAAGAAGCTTGTGCATTAGGACTGATTTCATTTCATTTAGTCGGGCATATCATATGCACTCTTGTAGATTATGGAACCTGTAGGCTGTAGCTCTTAGTTTTCAGTACACTCAGATTTCGCTTTGGGTGTAGACCTATTCATGACGGCGACTCGAAGACGCTGATCGGTTGTACGTGATCTTATCAGTCAATGTAACTGCAGAGTGCAGATGCTTAGGAACAGTGCAGTAGTATGTGCTCTGATGCACCATATATTAGAAATTCGATATTCATACTATAatattgtcttttttttttttttgtcaagtgGATTGGACAACCCCCAATCTTAGGTATCACAACTCACCCACACTACACACTCACCCACACACATTTTAAGGGTTCATAATCAATACTTGGTGCACTCACCAAGATTTGAACCCGGGTGCAGCATATTAAGAGGCGCATAGTGTTGCCAGTTGAGCTAAGCCTCAGCTGCATACTATAATATTGTTTAAAGGTCACCAATGACCAAATATGGGCTTCTCATGCTTCAGCAATCCTTTTGTCAAACTGGCCCAGGCCCACGGAAAATGCTAAAATGAGCAGACCCAGTAATACGAAGGGTATATATGTGACACTTCTGAATTGTGACTGAGCATTCAACAAGAAAACAATCTGACCAAATAATAAtgatacaaaaacaaaaataaaagggaaaaaTGAGTTGACTCACAATTCAATTCGTTGACACAGAATAATCAAGTGAGAGAACAAAGCCAAAGTGGAACCAATATTAATATTAACAAGGACTGACTGCCTACAATTACAAACCAATAAAACCAAATTCCAAGGAGTGGCTATAACAAATACAGGATCACATAGATGCTCAAAGAACTTCAGAATTAGACATGAAGAATGTCTGTCTGTCTGTCAGTCAGTCAGTATGATACAAATGTTCAAGAGGACTCGTGTCTTCGATGGATTGATCCCTTTAGAAGGCAATGCCGCAGTCGTCTACTCAGAGCCTCCAGCTTCTCGAACCTGTCACCCTTCCCCTTTTTGTCAGCTGTCTCgcctttcttctttttcttcttcttgatcttgttcttgttcttcttgAGCTTCTTTTCATCTTCTTTTGCCTCTGAACACTTCTCTTTCATGCTTCTCAAAGGTGTTGCAAATACATCCAATGTATTCTGAAATTGTTAACATCAATGATATCATTACAATATTCCAAGTCTCCAACTCTACAAATAAGCATGAGAAGCAACAAAAATAGACCACATTGATA
Above is a genomic segment from Arachis stenosperma cultivar V10309 chromosome 1, arast.V10309.gnm1.PFL2, whole genome shotgun sequence containing:
- the LOC130971849 gene encoding myb family transcription factor PHL7-like; the protein is MYHPNNSLVCDHPMDCVATAMDLVNGGNSLASKQRLRWTNDLHERFVDAVAQLGGPDRATPKGVLRVMGVQGLTIYHVKSHLQKYRLAKYLPDSSTDEKNTEKKETEDVLSNLDGSSGMQITEALKLQMEVQKRLHEQLEVQRQLQLRIEAQGKYLKKIIEEQQRLGGVLTEAPDWGATALVTGVMGQEDNKTHQATPATTSESPLLEVAVKEQALAKSLSIDESFSSQHEPLTPDSGCHVGNPTGGPEEERSTKKQRLNIDGSYSRPEMLLPHQILESNVSSNKQPNVVSTPQEEYDHSMGIAAKSVTRNSSRVV